In Tepidimonas taiwanensis, the following are encoded in one genomic region:
- a CDS encoding anti-sigma factor, with translation MNILHPERAEALAAAYVLGTLRGPARRRFETLMAAHPSLRQHVQAWEARLAPLQAVVPEEPVPTRVWKRIAARTIEQRHTPAARRWLDWLWPAWALASSVAAALLWLRHDALDAVSTEQLAVLTPVDANAVPAPEQPIVVAIIDGGRRWRVLVSAAQRPSAQKDWELWAIPRGGAPISLGTVAAGRLNDVAPPPPQIALEALAVSLEPRGGSPTGQPTGPVRFVHPLQRS, from the coding sequence GTGAATATCCTGCACCCAGAGCGCGCCGAGGCGCTCGCCGCTGCATATGTTTTGGGAACGCTGCGCGGCCCCGCCCGCCGGCGGTTCGAAACCCTCATGGCCGCCCACCCATCGCTGCGCCAACACGTGCAGGCATGGGAAGCCCGACTGGCACCGCTGCAAGCCGTCGTTCCCGAAGAACCCGTGCCAACACGGGTGTGGAAGCGCATCGCCGCGCGCACGATCGAGCAACGACACACGCCGGCAGCGCGCCGTTGGCTCGACTGGCTGTGGCCTGCCTGGGCGCTGGCGAGCAGCGTCGCCGCCGCGTTGCTGTGGCTGCGCCACGATGCGCTCGATGCCGTCTCCACAGAACAGCTGGCCGTGCTCACCCCTGTTGATGCCAACGCCGTTCCTGCGCCCGAACAGCCCATCGTCGTCGCCATCATCGACGGCGGTCGGCGCTGGCGTGTGCTGGTATCAGCAGCACAGCGCCCATCGGCGCAAAAAGACTGGGAACTGTGGGCCATCCCACGAGGCGGCGCCCCGATCTCGCTGGGCACTGTGGCAGCCGGCCGCCTCAACGACGTGGCCCCGCCGCCGCCCCAAATAGCGCTCGAGGCCCTGGCCGTCAGCTTGGAGCCGCGCGGCGGCTCGCCCACTGGGCAGCCCACGGGGCCAGTACGGTTTGTACACCCGCTGCAGCGCAGCTAA
- a CDS encoding 2OG-Fe(II) oxygenase, giving the protein MAQRITDELRAWIIQQAQAGCTPESVLQAMLKAGWQETVALTAMEEVMEAHVASLRAPVGTRPGERQGGVSHPEAGSNSRGTSPDTSRQVSHHGRSAGTPARPYIDLSGSPRAIDLGDRIVTVLVSMRQPRLVVLGNLLSEEECEALMRAAEPRLKRSRTVQTATGGEELNADRTSDGMFFRRGESPLIQRIEARLSRLVHWPVENGEGLQVLRYRPGAEYRPHYDYFDPRAPGTARITERGGQRVATLVMYLNEPERGGGTTFPDVGLEVMPQRGHAVFFAYDRPDPATRTLHGGAPVLEGEKWVATKWLREREFTP; this is encoded by the coding sequence ATGGCGCAACGCATCACCGACGAATTGCGGGCGTGGATCATCCAGCAGGCTCAGGCGGGCTGTACGCCCGAGTCGGTCCTGCAGGCGATGCTCAAGGCCGGCTGGCAGGAGACCGTGGCACTCACGGCCATGGAGGAGGTGATGGAGGCGCACGTGGCGTCGCTGCGGGCGCCGGTTGGCACGCGCCCGGGGGAGCGGCAGGGCGGGGTATCCCATCCCGAGGCTGGGAGTAACTCACGGGGCACGTCCCCCGACACCAGCAGGCAGGTCTCCCACCATGGCCGTTCGGCTGGGACGCCGGCGCGGCCCTACATCGACCTCTCGGGCTCGCCGCGCGCGATCGACCTCGGCGATCGCATCGTCACCGTCCTGGTGAGCATGCGCCAGCCCCGCCTCGTGGTGCTGGGCAACCTGCTGTCGGAGGAGGAGTGCGAGGCGCTTATGCGCGCTGCCGAGCCGCGGCTCAAGCGCTCGCGCACCGTGCAGACCGCCACGGGTGGCGAGGAGCTCAACGCGGACCGCACGAGTGACGGGATGTTCTTCCGGCGCGGGGAGTCGCCGCTGATCCAGCGCATCGAGGCACGGCTGAGCCGCCTGGTGCACTGGCCGGTGGAAAACGGCGAGGGGCTGCAGGTGCTGCGTTACCGGCCCGGTGCGGAGTACCGGCCGCACTACGACTATTTCGACCCCCGCGCGCCGGGCACCGCCCGCATCACCGAGCGCGGCGGCCAGCGCGTCGCGACGCTGGTGATGTACCTCAACGAACCCGAACGGGGGGGCGGCACGACGTTTCCGGATGTGGGGCTGGAGGTGATGCCACAGCGCGGGCACGCGGTGTTCTTCGCGTACGATCGGCCGGATCCGGCGACCCGCACGCTGCACGGCGGCGCCCCCGTGCTGGAGGGGGAAAAGTGGGTCGCCACCAAATGGTTGCGCGAACGCGAGTTCACCCCCTGA
- the queF gene encoding NADPH-dependent 7-cyano-7-deazaguanine reductase QueF (Catalyzes the NADPH-dependent reduction of 7-cyano-7-deazaguanine (preQ0) to 7-aminomethyl-7-deazaguanine (preQ1) in queuosine biosynthesis) has translation MTNDPTPTAAAAAALPELAQAPLGRASAYVDQYDPTLLCPLPRAPKRVEIGIDGTPPFTGADLWTAFELSWLNPRGKPQVAIAHFTIPAETPNLIESKSFKLYLNSYNQTVFADARAVRERLRADLTEALWRGADRTGSIGVRLCTPSEWSQEAVQPLGGLSLDRLDVDCTHYQPAPELLRADHDQPPVQEVLTSDLLKSNCLVTGQPDWGSVQIAYSGAPIDQEGLLRYLVSFRQHQEFHEQCVERIFMDIWTRCRPVRLSVYARYTRRGGLDINPWRTSHPQQPPANVRTARQ, from the coding sequence ATGACGAACGACCCGACCCCGACGGCCGCCGCGGCGGCTGCGTTGCCCGAACTGGCGCAGGCCCCGCTGGGCCGCGCGAGCGCCTACGTGGACCAATATGACCCGACGCTGCTGTGCCCGCTGCCGCGCGCGCCCAAGCGGGTCGAGATCGGCATCGACGGCACGCCCCCGTTTACGGGCGCCGACCTGTGGACGGCGTTCGAGCTGAGCTGGCTCAACCCGCGCGGTAAGCCACAGGTCGCGATCGCGCACTTCACCATCCCCGCCGAGACGCCGAATCTGATCGAGAGCAAGTCGTTCAAGCTCTACCTCAACAGCTACAACCAGACGGTCTTTGCCGATGCACGGGCGGTGCGCGAGCGGCTGCGCGCCGACCTGACCGAGGCGCTGTGGCGCGGGGCCGACCGCACGGGCAGCATCGGCGTTCGGTTGTGCACCCCGTCCGAATGGTCGCAGGAGGCGGTGCAGCCGCTGGGCGGCCTGAGCCTCGACCGCCTGGACGTGGACTGCACGCACTACCAGCCGGCACCGGAGTTGCTGCGCGCGGATCACGACCAGCCGCCGGTGCAGGAGGTGCTGACCAGCGACTTGCTGAAGAGCAACTGCCTGGTCACGGGGCAACCGGACTGGGGCAGCGTCCAGATCGCCTACAGCGGCGCGCCGATCGACCAGGAAGGGCTGCTGCGCTACCTGGTGAGCTTTCGCCAGCACCAGGAGTTTCACGAGCAGTGCGTGGAGCGCATCTTCATGGACATCTGGACGCGCTGCCGCCCGGTGCGCCTGAGCGTGTACGCGCGCTACACGCGCCGCGGCGGGCTGGACATCAACCCGTGGCGCACCAGCCACCCGCAGCAGCCGCCCGCCAACGTGCGCACCGCGCGGCAGTAG
- a CDS encoding CoA transferase subunit A — protein MNKVYPSAAAALEGVVRDGQLIAVGGFGLCGIPEALIDALRDSGVKDLTVISNNAGVDGFGLGKLLETRQIKKMISSYVGENKEFERQYLAGELEIEFTPQGTLAEKLRAAGAGIPAFFTKTGVGTMVAEGKEHREFNGETYILEHALFPEVALIKADVADLAGNLRFRLTARNFNPAVAMAGKICIAEVERIVPTGAIDPDDVHLPGIYVHRIVHNPTPEKRIERRTTRERKV, from the coding sequence ATGAACAAGGTCTATCCCAGCGCGGCCGCGGCCCTCGAGGGCGTGGTGCGCGATGGACAGCTCATTGCGGTCGGTGGCTTCGGGCTGTGCGGCATCCCGGAGGCGCTGATCGACGCGCTGCGCGACAGCGGCGTCAAGGACCTGACGGTGATTTCCAACAACGCCGGGGTCGACGGCTTTGGCCTGGGCAAGCTGCTGGAGACGCGGCAAATCAAAAAGATGATCTCCAGTTACGTCGGCGAGAACAAGGAGTTCGAACGTCAGTATCTGGCCGGCGAGCTGGAAATCGAGTTCACGCCGCAGGGGACGCTGGCCGAGAAGCTGCGCGCCGCAGGCGCCGGCATCCCGGCGTTCTTCACGAAGACGGGCGTGGGCACGATGGTCGCCGAGGGCAAGGAACACCGCGAGTTCAATGGGGAGACCTACATCCTCGAGCACGCGCTGTTCCCCGAGGTGGCGCTGATCAAAGCCGACGTGGCGGACCTCGCGGGCAACCTGCGCTTTCGCCTGACGGCGCGCAACTTCAACCCCGCGGTGGCGATGGCGGGCAAGATCTGCATCGCCGAGGTCGAGCGCATCGTGCCCACCGGCGCGATCGACCCGGACGACGTGCACCTGCCCGGTATCTACGTGCACCGCATCGTGCACAACCCGACGCCGGAAAAACGCATCGAGCGCCGCACCACGCGCGAGCGCAAGGTCTGA
- a CDS encoding ferritin-like domain-containing protein yields MLANQKMVVDASRRGVLRGGGATLSLAALALLAGRDALAAQHAAQPSKDVEILNVALGLEHEAIAAYQLGANSGLLQKSVLEVAVQFQSHHKAHRDALAATIRKLGGQPVAEKSLEAYAKALNAAALKSQADVLDLAARLELGATNAYISVIPAMQDRELAKVAARLAADETMHFTALTSALGRPLPAGALSFGA; encoded by the coding sequence ATGTTGGCAAACCAGAAGATGGTGGTGGATGCGTCCCGGCGTGGGGTGTTGCGTGGCGGTGGTGCCACGTTGTCGCTGGCGGCGCTGGCGCTGTTGGCCGGCAGGGATGCGCTGGCCGCCCAACACGCGGCGCAGCCGAGCAAGGACGTGGAGATACTCAATGTGGCACTGGGGCTGGAGCACGAGGCGATCGCCGCGTATCAGCTCGGGGCCAACAGCGGGCTGCTGCAAAAGTCGGTGTTGGAGGTAGCGGTGCAATTCCAAAGCCACCACAAAGCGCATCGGGACGCATTGGCCGCAACCATTCGCAAGTTGGGCGGGCAGCCCGTGGCGGAGAAGTCGCTGGAGGCGTATGCCAAGGCGCTCAACGCCGCCGCGCTCAAGTCGCAAGCCGATGTGCTGGATTTGGCGGCGCGGCTGGAGCTGGGGGCGACGAACGCCTATATCAGCGTGATTCCGGCCATGCAAGACCGTGAGCTGGCCAAGGTGGCGGCGCGTTTGGCGGCGGATGAGACGATGCACTTCACGGCGCTGACGTCGGCACTGGGGCGTCCGTTGCCGGCGGGGGCTTTGTCGTTCGGCGCTTGA
- a CDS encoding LuxR C-terminal-related transcriptional regulator, with translation MSPPLPDTDAYRLAFELAPVGLALSRHRIMVDCNQAMCEMFGASREELVGQSFRILYPSADEFERIGERIAPILNAHGHYSDERIMRRVGGRLAGQTFWCHVSGRALDRTDPHAAGIWSFEDVSARRPVTAALTAREREVAALVMKGLTAKQAAKALGISPRTVEIYRARLMRKFHAASTVELVQKLLLG, from the coding sequence ATGTCCCCGCCGCTGCCCGATACCGACGCCTACCGGCTCGCCTTCGAACTCGCGCCCGTGGGGCTGGCGCTGTCGCGCCACCGCATCATGGTCGACTGCAACCAAGCCATGTGCGAGATGTTCGGCGCCAGCCGCGAGGAACTCGTCGGCCAGAGCTTTCGCATCCTCTACCCCAGCGCGGACGAGTTCGAGCGCATCGGCGAGCGTATCGCGCCCATCCTCAACGCCCACGGCCACTACAGCGACGAACGCATCATGCGCCGCGTCGGCGGGCGCCTGGCGGGCCAGACGTTCTGGTGTCACGTCAGCGGCCGGGCCCTGGACCGCACGGACCCCCACGCCGCCGGCATCTGGAGCTTCGAGGACGTCTCGGCGCGCCGCCCCGTCACCGCAGCGCTGACCGCGCGCGAGCGCGAGGTGGCCGCCCTCGTGATGAAAGGCCTGACCGCCAAACAGGCCGCCAAGGCGCTGGGCATCAGCCCCCGCACCGTCGAAATCTACCGCGCGCGCCTGATGCGCAAATTCCACGCCGCAAGCACGGTGGAACTGGTGCAAAAGCTGCTGCTCGGCTGA
- the yaaA gene encoding peroxide stress protein YaaA: MLFILSPAKALDYETPLPTDRATEPLFVEDAAQLIEVLRAKSPQEIAELMDLSDALAALNVARYQAWQPVFTPDNSRPAIFAFNGDVYEGLDVRSLTEADWDWLQAHVCILSGLYGVLRPLDRMQPYRLEMGTRLQTPRGRNLYQFWGTRIAQYLDERASADDGIIVNLASEEYFKAVDRRALRAQVVQCVFEERRGTGYKVVSFLAKRARGLMTRWAAQHRVREVAALQGFDAEGYRYVADASAPDRLVFRRDERG; this comes from the coding sequence ATGTTGTTCATCCTCTCCCCCGCCAAAGCGTTGGATTACGAAACCCCGCTGCCCACGGACCGGGCGACCGAACCGCTGTTCGTCGAGGACGCGGCGCAGCTCATCGAGGTGCTACGCGCCAAGTCGCCGCAGGAGATCGCGGAGCTGATGGACTTGAGCGACGCGCTGGCGGCGCTCAACGTGGCGCGCTATCAGGCGTGGCAGCCGGTGTTCACGCCCGACAACAGCCGCCCGGCGATCTTCGCCTTCAACGGTGACGTGTACGAGGGGCTGGATGTGCGCAGCCTGACGGAAGCCGATTGGGACTGGCTGCAGGCGCACGTGTGCATCCTGAGCGGCCTGTACGGCGTGTTGCGGCCGCTGGACCGCATGCAGCCGTACCGGCTGGAGATGGGCACGCGGCTGCAAACCCCGCGCGGGCGCAACCTGTACCAGTTCTGGGGTACGCGCATCGCGCAATACCTGGACGAGCGCGCCAGCGCCGACGACGGCATCATCGTCAACCTGGCGAGCGAAGAGTATTTCAAGGCGGTGGACCGGCGTGCGCTGCGCGCGCAGGTGGTGCAGTGCGTGTTCGAGGAGCGGCGCGGCACGGGCTACAAGGTGGTGAGCTTTCTGGCCAAGCGCGCGCGCGGGCTGATGACACGCTGGGCGGCGCAGCACCGCGTGCGCGAGGTGGCGGCGCTGCAAGGCTTTGATGCCGAGGGCTACCGCTACGTGGCCGACGCGTCCGCGCCGGACCGGCTGGTCTTCCGGCGCGACGAGCGCGGCTAG
- a CDS encoding sigma-70 family RNA polymerase sigma factor, which translates to MNPSRPTTDDLAELLARVALGDSRAFQRLYERSSAKLMGLVVRIQPQRAIAEEVLQETFVAIWQRAAEYQTTLGNPMTWMGSIARHRAIDSLRRDAARPQGHLVHPTPDEDGDDEAMLAWCDRLVPQEQAMDAHHPWPDRGRLQAIETCLGQLPSAQRQSVVLAYIHGLTHAELAQQLRAPLGSVKTWVRRGLQALKNCLQAFGGERAL; encoded by the coding sequence ATGAACCCCTCGCGCCCCACGACCGACGACCTCGCCGAGCTGCTCGCCCGAGTGGCGCTGGGCGACTCCCGAGCCTTTCAGCGTCTCTACGAGCGCAGCAGCGCGAAACTCATGGGACTGGTCGTGCGTATACAACCCCAGCGAGCCATTGCCGAGGAAGTGTTGCAAGAGACCTTTGTCGCCATTTGGCAACGTGCGGCTGAATACCAAACCACGCTGGGCAACCCCATGACCTGGATGGGCTCCATCGCTCGTCACCGTGCCATCGACAGCCTGCGGCGCGACGCCGCTCGGCCTCAGGGGCATCTCGTCCATCCTACCCCCGACGAGGACGGCGACGACGAAGCGATGCTGGCTTGGTGCGACCGCCTCGTGCCACAGGAACAAGCCATGGACGCCCACCACCCCTGGCCCGACCGCGGTCGCCTGCAGGCCATCGAAACATGCCTGGGGCAGCTGCCCTCGGCCCAGCGACAAAGCGTCGTGCTGGCGTACATCCACGGCCTGACCCACGCGGAGCTGGCACAGCAATTGCGGGCCCCATTGGGCAGCGTCAAGACCTGGGTGCGACGCGGTCTGCAAGCCCTCAAAAACTGTTTGCAAGCCTTTGGCGGGGAGCGTGCACTGTGA